One region of Hoeflea sp. 108 genomic DNA includes:
- a CDS encoding TrbC/VirB2 family protein: MIRMSMRVRRTVATAAAFAYVNLVLVPAAHASGSSMPWEAPLQKILQSIEGPVAKIVAVIIIIATGLALAFGDTSGGFRKLIQIVFGLSIAFAASSFFLSFFSFGGGALV; the protein is encoded by the coding sequence ATGATCCGCATGTCCATGCGCGTCCGTCGCACCGTCGCGACCGCCGCCGCCTTCGCCTATGTCAATCTCGTCCTCGTTCCCGCCGCGCACGCTTCCGGCTCGTCCATGCCGTGGGAAGCGCCGCTCCAGAAAATCCTCCAGTCGATCGAAGGCCCCGTGGCCAAGATCGTCGCGGTCATCATCATCATCGCGACGGGCCTCGCGCTCGCCTTCGGAGACACGTCGGGCGGCTTTCGCAAGCTGATCCAGATCGTCTTCGGCCTGTCGATCGCCTTCGCCGCCAGCTCGTTCTTCCTGTCGTTCTTCTCGTTCGGCGGCGGGGCGCTCGTCTGA
- a CDS encoding NUDIX hydrolase yields the protein MPKPAQQDAPMILCHDSQEVYANRWMRVREDAVEFPGGARGIYGVVEKPDFVAIVPVDTAGRVHLVQQYRYPVQGRYWEIPQGSWEGSPGVDPEKIALAELREETGLRAGHLTRVGHLFAAYGFSNQGYHLYVATDLEQGEAEREPTESDMISQGFTVEQIRRMIAEGQIKDATTIAAFGYLLLVTDFASVFG from the coding sequence TTGCCGAAGCCGGCGCAACAGGATGCACCGATGATACTCTGCCATGACAGCCAAGAGGTTTACGCCAACAGATGGATGCGGGTGCGGGAGGACGCGGTCGAGTTCCCAGGCGGCGCGCGCGGCATCTATGGCGTTGTCGAGAAGCCGGATTTCGTTGCCATCGTGCCTGTGGACACCGCCGGCCGCGTTCATCTGGTGCAGCAGTATCGCTATCCCGTCCAAGGGCGATATTGGGAAATTCCCCAAGGATCATGGGAGGGCAGCCCCGGTGTGGACCCCGAAAAGATCGCGTTGGCCGAACTTCGCGAGGAGACGGGCCTGCGTGCCGGCCACCTGACACGGGTCGGTCATCTTTTCGCAGCCTACGGTTTTTCCAACCAAGGCTATCACCTCTACGTCGCGACCGACCTGGAACAGGGAGAGGCCGAAAGGGAGCCCACTGAGAGCGACATGATCTCGCAAGGGTTCACGGTTGAGCAGATTCGCCGCATGATCGCGGAAGGCCAGATCAAGGACGCCACCACCATTGCGGCTTTCGGGTATCTGCTCCTGGTTACCGATTTCGCTTCCGTCTTCGGCTAA
- a CDS encoding VirB3 family type IV secretion system protein, whose translation MAVAFEQLDVPGFTVPVHRALTEHILLGGAPRSIAILNGTLAGAVGLGLRLWLVGLLIWAVGHFAAVWAAKRDPLFVEVGRRHLRVPGHLAV comes from the coding sequence ATGGCGGTTGCCTTCGAGCAACTCGACGTGCCGGGATTCACCGTCCCGGTTCACCGCGCGCTGACCGAGCACATCCTGCTCGGCGGCGCGCCGCGCTCCATCGCGATCCTCAACGGGACGCTCGCCGGGGCCGTTGGCCTCGGCCTGCGCCTCTGGCTGGTCGGCCTCCTCATCTGGGCCGTCGGTCACTTCGCGGCGGTGTGGGCCGCCAAGCGCGATCCGCTCTTTGTCGAGGTCGGCCGACGCCATCTGCGCGTCCCCGGCCATCTCGCGGTCTGA
- a CDS encoding CopG family transcriptional regulator, with the protein MTSRTRMNVYFDPALLKQVEALALRRNISKSAIVEAAVASFLSGDTSEKLEAAMSRRLDRLGRQVGALDEDLAVLGETLALFVRFWLTFTPPMSDAAQGAARAKGTERFEGFMQTLGKRLATGDRFLKELSRDMEPGAAKANELE; encoded by the coding sequence ATGACCTCACGCACCCGCATGAACGTCTATTTCGACCCGGCCTTGCTTAAGCAGGTCGAGGCGCTGGCGCTCCGCCGCAACATCTCCAAATCCGCGATCGTCGAAGCCGCCGTGGCCTCCTTCCTGTCCGGCGACACCAGCGAGAAGCTGGAGGCCGCTATGTCGCGCCGGCTCGACCGGCTCGGCCGTCAGGTCGGCGCGCTGGACGAGGATCTCGCCGTGCTCGGCGAGACGCTGGCGCTCTTCGTCCGCTTCTGGCTGACCTTCACGCCGCCGATGTCGGATGCCGCCCAAGGGGCGGCGCGAGCCAAGGGCACGGAGCGGTTCGAGGGGTTCATGCAGACCCTCGGCAAGCGTCTCGCAACCGGCGACAGGTTCCTCAAGGAATTGTCGCGCGATATGGAGCCGGGCGCAGCCAAGGCCAATGAACTGGAATAA
- a CDS encoding LysE family translocator: protein MDISTLLAFAAAFFVFAASPGPDNMTIVARTISHGAASGIAYGAGTVVGILFFLTLAAFGLSVIAAEMGIVMTILRYAGAAYLIWMGVKLWTAEPVVPDLLPVSERRGLLSIFATGVALNLGNPKMPLFYVALLPNVVGASLTPGHIAALAAVILAVEIVVIGGHVVLAGRARKLLRTPTVVRRVNRTAGGVMIGAGVAVVASK from the coding sequence ATGGATATTTCGACCTTACTCGCCTTCGCAGCGGCATTCTTCGTCTTCGCCGCCAGCCCCGGCCCGGACAACATGACGATCGTCGCCCGCACGATCTCGCACGGCGCGGCGTCGGGCATCGCCTACGGAGCGGGAACGGTCGTCGGCATCCTGTTCTTCCTCACACTCGCAGCGTTCGGCCTGTCGGTCATCGCAGCCGAAATGGGAATCGTCATGACGATCCTGCGCTATGCCGGCGCAGCCTATCTGATCTGGATGGGCGTGAAGCTCTGGACGGCTGAGCCTGTAGTGCCGGATTTGCTGCCCGTCTCAGAACGGCGCGGCCTGCTGAGCATTTTTGCGACCGGTGTCGCACTCAACCTCGGCAATCCGAAGATGCCGCTGTTCTATGTGGCTCTACTGCCCAATGTCGTTGGCGCATCGCTCACCCCCGGCCATATCGCTGCGCTCGCAGCCGTCATCCTCGCCGTGGAGATCGTGGTGATCGGCGGGCATGTCGTTCTCGCCGGCCGCGCCCGCAAGCTGCTACGGACGCCGACCGTGGTTCGCCGCGTGAATCGAACAGCCGGCGGCGTCATGATCGGCGCGGGTGTTGCGGTCGTCGCATCGAAATAA
- a CDS encoding NUDIX hydrolase: MGWDTKSSRIAYKNRWMEVREDEFIREDGSQGLYAVVSKPDYAVIVPLEGDRIYLVEQYRYPVAGRYWELPQGSWENEPDKAPEDLARAELKEETGLAAGRLEHAGHLFQAYGYSNQGFNIFLATGLTEGEQSLDPEEHGLICRAFSFSQIKGMIATGQIKDATTLSTLGLMMI, from the coding sequence ATGGGGTGGGACACGAAGTCATCGCGGATTGCTTACAAGAATCGCTGGATGGAGGTCCGCGAAGACGAATTCATTCGCGAGGACGGCTCCCAGGGTCTTTATGCCGTCGTCAGCAAGCCCGACTACGCCGTCATCGTGCCCCTCGAAGGCGATCGAATCTATCTTGTCGAGCAATACCGATATCCGGTGGCGGGCCGCTATTGGGAGCTGCCTCAAGGCAGTTGGGAAAACGAGCCGGACAAGGCGCCCGAGGACCTTGCGAGAGCGGAGCTGAAGGAAGAGACGGGCCTGGCAGCCGGAAGGCTTGAGCATGCGGGGCATCTCTTCCAGGCGTATGGCTACTCCAATCAAGGCTTCAATATCTTCCTCGCGACCGGACTGACCGAAGGCGAGCAAAGCCTCGATCCGGAAGAGCATGGCCTGATCTGCAGGGCATTTTCGTTCTCGCAGATCAAAGGCATGATCGCGACTGGCCAGATCAAGGATGCAACCACACTATCCACCCTTGGGCTGATGATGATCTAG
- the trbB gene encoding P-type conjugative transfer ATPase TrbB — MANNSHQKPEAIQRGARMLRTALGPAIARFLEDPAVVEVMLNPDGRIWIDRLSQGLSDTGETLSPADSERIVRLVAHHVGAEVHARSPRVSAELPETGERFEGLLPPVVAAPAFAIRKPAVAVFTLDDYVAAGIMSADQAVTLREAVASRANILVAGGTSTGKTTLTNALLAEVAKSGDRVVIIEDTRELQCTAPNLVSMRTKEGVVTLSDLVRSSLRLRPDRIPIGEVRGAEALDLLKAWGTGHPGGVGTIHAGTGIGALRRLEQLIQEAVVTVPRALIAETIDLVAVLSGRGSVRRLAELARVEGLGPDGDYRVTAATPSNTGDPS; from the coding sequence ATGGCGAACAATTCTCATCAGAAACCGGAGGCGATCCAGCGCGGCGCGCGCATGTTGCGCACCGCGCTCGGTCCGGCCATCGCGCGCTTTCTGGAAGACCCCGCCGTTGTCGAGGTGATGCTGAACCCAGACGGGCGCATCTGGATCGACCGTCTCTCCCAGGGACTGTCCGACACCGGCGAAACCCTGTCGCCCGCCGACAGCGAGCGCATCGTGCGCCTGGTCGCCCACCATGTCGGCGCGGAGGTTCACGCCCGCTCGCCGCGCGTCTCGGCCGAGCTGCCCGAGACGGGGGAACGGTTCGAGGGACTTCTTCCCCCCGTCGTGGCCGCGCCAGCCTTCGCGATCCGCAAGCCCGCTGTCGCTGTCTTTACGCTCGACGACTATGTGGCCGCCGGGATCATGTCGGCCGATCAGGCCGTGACCCTGCGCGAAGCCGTCGCATCGCGGGCCAACATCCTCGTCGCGGGCGGCACCTCTACCGGCAAGACCACGCTGACCAATGCGCTGCTCGCCGAAGTCGCCAAGAGCGGGGATCGCGTCGTCATCATCGAGGACACGCGCGAGCTGCAATGCACCGCGCCGAACCTCGTCTCCATGCGCACGAAGGAAGGCGTCGTCACGCTCTCCGATCTCGTCCGCTCCTCGCTGCGCCTGCGCCCCGACCGCATCCCCATCGGCGAGGTGCGCGGTGCTGAAGCGCTCGACCTCCTCAAAGCCTGGGGCACCGGCCATCCCGGTGGCGTCGGCACCATCCACGCCGGCACCGGCATCGGCGCGCTGCGCCGTCTCGAACAGCTCATCCAGGAAGCCGTCGTCACCGTCCCGCGCGCCCTGATCGCCGAGACGATCGACCTCGTGGCCGTCCTCTCCGGCCGCGGCTCCGTGCGCCGGCTCGCCGAACTCGCCCGCGTCGAAGGGCTCGGCCCCGACGGGGACTACCGCGTCACCGCAGCCACCCCCAGCAACACAGGAGACCCTTCATGA
- a CDS encoding EamA family transporter: MQWIALGALSGLVFGLSDVATKRGLEENSILFVLAGTFAFAVLFWIPVIGWMFIQGSGMEWLGAIGKIAFTSHLAIFLKSSCLAASSLLAFAAIKHLPLSVAGGIRATGPIWPLIGGILLFQESLRPQEWAGLILILGALTIYTTVGLRSGGARASMAWIAAMTGAVLLAGISLLLDKALVSGRDIDPRHIQFLSDFYRFAIVAAAVGGHMRLKPGAARGAHWHWGIAAGGLGMSLGEFIYFRALLNPDAIIGILSALRRVSVVTAFLFAVFVLKEDRIRAKSAAISLLILGLIILATAKA, from the coding sequence ATGCAATGGATCGCGCTTGGCGCTTTATCTGGTCTGGTATTTGGTCTTTCGGACGTCGCTACCAAACGCGGACTTGAAGAAAATAGCATCCTATTTGTTTTAGCCGGAACATTCGCATTTGCGGTTCTATTCTGGATTCCCGTGATCGGATGGATGTTCATCCAAGGCTCAGGCATGGAATGGCTAGGCGCGATCGGCAAGATCGCATTCACCAGCCATCTCGCAATCTTCCTGAAAAGTTCGTGCCTGGCAGCGTCGTCACTGCTGGCTTTCGCCGCGATAAAGCATCTTCCCCTCTCCGTGGCGGGTGGCATTCGCGCGACGGGTCCGATCTGGCCGCTCATCGGCGGCATACTTCTTTTCCAGGAGTCCTTGAGACCTCAGGAGTGGGCCGGCCTCATTCTGATCCTGGGGGCTTTGACGATCTATACGACCGTGGGATTGCGGTCGGGAGGTGCTCGCGCCAGCATGGCATGGATTGCCGCGATGACGGGTGCGGTATTGCTGGCGGGCATCAGCCTGTTGCTGGACAAAGCCCTTGTTTCCGGCCGGGACATCGATCCACGCCACATCCAGTTCCTGTCGGACTTCTACAGATTCGCCATCGTGGCTGCTGCGGTGGGAGGCCACATGAGGTTGAAGCCCGGCGCTGCTCGGGGGGCCCATTGGCATTGGGGTATCGCCGCAGGTGGCCTTGGCATGTCGCTCGGCGAGTTCATCTATTTTCGAGCGCTGTTGAACCCCGACGCAATCATCGGCATCCTGTCCGCGCTACGCCGCGTCAGCGTCGTGACAGCGTTCTTGTTCGCTGTGTTCGTACTCAAGGAGGACAGAATCCGTGCGAAATCGGCGGCAATCTCGCTACTGATCCTGGGTTTGATCATCTTGGCCACGGCCAAAGCATAG
- a CDS encoding DMT family transporter: protein MDDGPLDMSGRFPNLSVTQRSLVRMDRKSALGFVLLSAILFGGSGVWGKALFRTDLTPVQVTGFRIIVAGLCVAIFASLRGAKSFHVTKPQFLFLAGFSVMFTLVQLSFFVAVALTSVAVALTLQYTAPAFVVLWEKLRHGRRIGSVRLLSMVAALAGCALIAQVGNAAYLNDNLAGILAGFACGLILAVYNVMGNEVPDRGISSGTAAFYSFGLSAVAWLVVLPVYAPDSGSLNAETIGQILLLGVAATFVPFVLLIVGLRHVAAFEATIMGMMDPVAGGLLAYAFLGEHLTPSQMIGMALVLVAVITLSSMPSLSQRPLSQERKAAILTSREQ from the coding sequence ATGGATGACGGTCCGCTGGACATGTCAGGCAGGTTCCCAAATCTCTCGGTAACTCAAAGGTCTTTGGTGAGGATGGATCGTAAATCTGCGCTCGGGTTCGTGCTTCTATCTGCAATCCTGTTCGGTGGCTCCGGGGTTTGGGGTAAGGCGCTCTTCCGCACCGATTTGACGCCCGTTCAAGTGACAGGCTTCAGAATTATCGTCGCAGGCTTGTGCGTCGCGATCTTTGCAAGCCTTCGCGGCGCGAAAAGCTTTCATGTCACCAAGCCGCAATTTCTGTTCCTCGCCGGCTTTTCCGTCATGTTTACGCTGGTGCAGTTGTCGTTCTTCGTCGCTGTCGCGCTGACCAGCGTGGCCGTCGCGCTGACCCTGCAATACACGGCGCCGGCCTTCGTCGTGCTCTGGGAAAAGCTGCGGCATGGCCGCCGGATCGGATCGGTCCGATTGCTTTCGATGGTCGCCGCCCTCGCGGGCTGCGCGCTGATCGCGCAAGTTGGAAACGCGGCCTATCTCAACGACAACCTGGCCGGCATCCTCGCCGGATTCGCATGCGGGCTGATCCTCGCCGTCTACAACGTCATGGGCAACGAGGTTCCAGATCGGGGCATCAGCTCGGGAACGGCTGCCTTCTACTCATTCGGGCTGTCGGCGGTCGCATGGCTTGTCGTATTGCCGGTCTATGCGCCGGACAGCGGCAGTCTCAATGCCGAGACCATAGGTCAAATCCTGCTGCTCGGCGTTGCGGCAACCTTCGTGCCGTTCGTGCTGCTGATCGTCGGCCTCAGGCATGTGGCGGCGTTCGAAGCGACCATCATGGGCATGATGGACCCGGTTGCCGGTGGCTTGCTGGCCTACGCCTTTCTTGGCGAACATTTGACGCCGTCGCAGATGATCGGAATGGCACTGGTTCTGGTCGCGGTCATTACGCTGAGTTCAATGCCATCTTTGTCGCAGCGTCCTCTTTCACAGGAGCGAAAAGCGGCTATCCTGACATCCCGAGAGCAATGA
- a CDS encoding nitrilase family protein has product MQSKLRVATVQFQHRASDKDYNLSRIEAFAHSAGEAGAELVLMPEMCIPGYWHVPKLNTSDLTELAEPADGPSLHKVAELAASIGIAIGVGWLERGEDGRLYNAYRVCFHNGSGHTHRKLHAFEHPLIQSGERYTVFDTPWGVRMAILICWDNNLVENARACALLGAHVLLAPHQTGGTNSRSPHGMKPIPVELWERRSTDPDPVRQAFAGPHGRGWLMRWLPARAHDNGMFLIFSNGVGRDEDEVRTGNAMILDPYGRIVAESTAIEDDMVVADLDLSLVPNSSGQRWMTGRRPELYSLLTERRGDERSPRATRFDLKE; this is encoded by the coding sequence ATGCAATCAAAGCTGCGCGTAGCAACAGTCCAGTTCCAGCACCGGGCGAGCGACAAGGACTATAACCTTTCGAGGATAGAGGCGTTCGCCCACAGTGCCGGCGAAGCAGGCGCTGAACTTGTTCTCATGCCGGAGATGTGCATCCCCGGCTACTGGCATGTCCCCAAGCTGAACACATCCGATCTGACGGAGCTGGCCGAACCGGCGGATGGCCCGTCGCTGCACAAAGTGGCAGAGCTCGCAGCGTCCATCGGGATCGCGATCGGTGTCGGCTGGCTGGAACGCGGCGAGGATGGCCGCCTCTACAACGCCTACCGGGTTTGCTTCCACAATGGCTCGGGCCATACTCATCGCAAGCTGCATGCCTTCGAGCATCCCCTGATCCAAAGCGGCGAACGTTACACCGTCTTCGATACGCCCTGGGGTGTTCGAATGGCGATCCTGATCTGCTGGGACAACAATCTGGTCGAGAATGCCCGCGCATGTGCCCTGTTGGGAGCGCATGTGCTCCTGGCTCCGCATCAGACCGGAGGAACGAACTCCCGCAGCCCCCATGGAATGAAACCAATCCCCGTGGAGCTTTGGGAGCGTCGATCGACCGACCCCGATCCGGTCAGGCAGGCTTTCGCAGGACCGCATGGGCGGGGATGGCTCATGCGCTGGCTCCCTGCGCGAGCGCACGACAACGGCATGTTCCTGATTTTCAGCAATGGCGTCGGGCGTGACGAGGACGAGGTTCGCACGGGCAACGCGATGATCCTCGACCCCTATGGGCGCATCGTTGCCGAGAGCACGGCCATCGAGGACGACATGGTTGTGGCCGACCTCGATCTCTCGCTCGTTCCCAATAGCAGTGGACAGCGTTGGATGACCGGACGTCGGCCGGAACTTTATTCCCTGCTCACGGAACGTCGCGGCGACGAACGTTCACCACGAGCGACGCGCTTTGATCTCAAGGAGTAG
- the trbE gene encoding conjugal transfer protein TrbE yields the protein MMNLAEYRRTAARLADFLPWVALASEGVVLNKDGSFQRTARFRGPDLDSAVAAELVAVAGRINNAFRRLGSGWSIFVEAQRHAAETYPASEFPDPASGLVDAERRADFEEAGAHYVSGYYLTFLYLPPAEEAARAESWLYEGRERSGVDPDEILRAFIDRTGRVLALLDGFMPECAWLDDAETLTYLHSCVSTKRHRVRVPETPVYLDALLADQPLTGGLEPRLGDQHLRILTVIGFPTATTPGLLDDLNRLAFPYRWSTRAILLDKTDATKLLTKIRRQWFAKRKSIAAILKEVMTNEASALVDTDAANKAADADMALQELGQDVAGMAYVTATITVWDADPRLADEKLRLVEKVIQGRDFTAMIETVNSGDAWLGSLPGHAYANVRQPPISTLNLAHMIPLSAVWAGPERDEHFDSPPLLYGRTEGSTPFRLSLHVGDVGHTLVVGPTGAGKSVLLALMALQFRRYERSQVFAFDFGGSIRASALAMGGDWHDLGGGLTEGDQFSVSLQPLARIDDSYERAWAADWIVAILTREAIQITPEVKEHIWTALTSLASAPVEERTITGFAVLLQSNDIKQALRPYCVGGAYGRLLDAEAEHLGSADVQAFEIEGLVGTGAAPAVLSYLFHRIGDRLDGRPTLLIIDEGWLALDDEGFAGQLREWLKTLRKKNASVIFATQSLSDIDNSSIAPAIIESCPTRLLLPNERAIEPQITAIYRRFGLNDRQIEILARATPKRDYYCQSRRGNRLFELGLSEVGLALCAASSKSDQTLIANLVAEHGREGFLAAWLRARDAGWAVDLIPNFPAAEKET from the coding sequence ATGATGAACCTTGCCGAATATCGCCGCACCGCCGCCCGGCTTGCCGACTTCCTGCCCTGGGTCGCGCTCGCCTCCGAGGGCGTCGTGCTCAACAAGGACGGCAGCTTCCAGCGCACAGCGCGCTTTCGCGGTCCCGATCTCGACAGCGCCGTCGCCGCCGAACTGGTCGCGGTCGCCGGGCGCATCAACAACGCCTTCCGCCGTCTCGGCTCGGGCTGGAGCATCTTCGTCGAGGCGCAACGCCATGCCGCCGAGACCTATCCGGCGAGCGAGTTTCCCGATCCGGCCTCCGGCCTGGTCGACGCCGAGCGCAGGGCCGATTTCGAGGAAGCCGGGGCGCACTATGTCTCCGGCTATTATCTGACCTTCCTCTATCTGCCCCCGGCCGAGGAAGCCGCCCGCGCTGAAAGCTGGCTCTACGAGGGCCGCGAGCGCAGCGGCGTCGACCCGGACGAGATCCTGCGCGCCTTCATCGACCGAACCGGCCGCGTGCTGGCGCTGCTCGACGGCTTCATGCCCGAATGCGCCTGGCTCGATGACGCCGAGACGCTGACTTATCTCCATTCCTGCGTTTCCACGAAACGCCACCGCGTCCGCGTGCCGGAAACGCCGGTCTATCTCGATGCGCTGCTCGCCGACCAGCCGCTGACCGGCGGGCTGGAGCCGCGCCTTGGCGATCAGCATCTGCGCATCCTTACCGTCATCGGCTTTCCGACCGCGACCACGCCCGGCCTGCTCGACGACCTCAACCGGCTGGCCTTCCCGTATCGCTGGTCCACCCGCGCGATCCTGCTCGACAAGACCGACGCCACGAAGCTGCTGACCAAAATCCGCCGCCAGTGGTTCGCCAAGCGCAAGTCGATCGCGGCGATCCTCAAGGAAGTCATGACCAACGAGGCGTCCGCCCTCGTGGACACGGACGCCGCCAACAAGGCGGCCGATGCCGACATGGCCTTGCAGGAGCTGGGTCAGGACGTGGCAGGCATGGCCTATGTCACGGCCACCATCACCGTATGGGACGCCGATCCGCGTCTTGCCGACGAGAAGCTGCGGCTGGTCGAGAAGGTCATCCAGGGCCGCGACTTCACGGCCATGATCGAGACCGTCAATTCCGGCGATGCCTGGCTCGGCTCACTCCCCGGACATGCCTACGCCAATGTCCGCCAGCCGCCCATCTCGACGCTCAATCTCGCTCACATGATCCCCCTCTCTGCCGTGTGGGCGGGGCCGGAACGGGACGAGCATTTCGATTCGCCCCCGCTGCTTTACGGCAGAACGGAAGGCTCGACCCCGTTCCGGCTATCCCTTCATGTCGGCGATGTCGGGCATACGCTCGTCGTCGGCCCGACCGGCGCGGGCAAATCCGTGCTGCTCGCGCTCATGGCCCTGCAGTTCCGCCGCTACGAGCGCTCCCAGGTCTTCGCCTTCGACTTCGGCGGCTCGATCCGGGCCTCCGCGCTCGCCATGGGCGGCGACTGGCACGATCTCGGCGGCGGATTGACCGAGGGGGACCAATTCTCCGTCTCGCTCCAGCCGCTCGCCCGCATCGACGACAGCTATGAACGCGCCTGGGCGGCCGACTGGATCGTCGCGATCCTGACGCGCGAAGCGATCCAGATCACGCCGGAGGTGAAGGAGCATATCTGGACGGCGCTGACCTCTCTGGCTTCCGCGCCGGTCGAGGAACGCACCATTACGGGCTTCGCAGTCCTGCTCCAGTCGAACGACATCAAGCAGGCGCTCCGGCCCTATTGCGTCGGGGGCGCCTATGGCCGGCTGCTCGACGCCGAGGCCGAACATCTCGGCTCCGCCGACGTGCAGGCGTTCGAGATCGAGGGGTTGGTCGGCACCGGCGCGGCGCCCGCCGTGCTGTCCTATCTCTTCCACCGCATCGGCGATCGTCTCGATGGGCGGCCGACGCTGCTCATCATCGACGAAGGCTGGCTGGCGCTCGACGACGAAGGCTTCGCGGGCCAGCTCCGTGAATGGCTGAAGACGCTGCGCAAGAAGAACGCCTCCGTCATCTTCGCCACGCAGTCGCTGTCCGACATCGACAATTCGAGCATCGCGCCGGCCATCATCGAAAGCTGCCCGACCCGCCTGCTGCTCCCGAACGAACGCGCGATCGAGCCGCAGATCACGGCCATCTATCGCCGCTTCGGCCTCAACGACCGGCAGATCGAAATCCTAGCGCGGGCCACGCCCAAGCGCGACTATTACTGCCAGTCCCGGCGCGGCAACCGCCTGTTCGAGCTGGGCCTGTCCGAAGTCGGCCTCGCGCTCTGCGCCGCATCCTCCAAGTCCGACCAGACGCTGATCGCCAACCTCGTCGCCGAACATGGCCGCGAAGGTTTCCTCGCCGCCTGGCTGCGCGCCCGCGACGCCGGATGGGCAGTCGATCTCATCCCGAACTTCCCCGCAGCCGAAAAGGAGACTTGA
- the trbK-alt gene encoding putative entry exclusion protein TrbK-alt — MDGKMLARLGAIVFVAVAITATVIELTRKEDAPASSPVRLHQPASDPLRESQRRCQKLGQQAANDTDCLRVWAETRDRFLGRTPAPLSPTQIEGR; from the coding sequence ATGGACGGCAAGATGCTGGCACGCCTCGGCGCAATCGTCTTCGTCGCCGTCGCCATCACAGCGACGGTGATCGAGCTGACCCGCAAAGAGGACGCGCCGGCATCTTCGCCGGTGCGCCTTCACCAACCCGCTTCCGATCCGCTGCGCGAAAGCCAGCGCCGGTGCCAGAAGCTTGGCCAGCAGGCCGCGAACGACACCGACTGCCTGCGCGTCTGGGCGGAGACACGCGACCGCTTTCTCGGCCGCACGCCCGCGCCGCTTTCGCCCACTCAGATCGAAGGACGCTGA
- the trbJ gene encoding P-type conjugative transfer protein TrbJ — MKIRTFRTRAMALAATMLAAAPIALSPMVATPALAWRIVYDPTNYAQNVLTAARTLEQITHQITSLQNEAQMLINQARNLASLPFSALQTLQQNVQKTQQLLSQAQNIAFNVQQIDQMFSQKYGSVSMSSTDAQLVANARDRWKNTVGGLQDAMRVQAGVVSNIDTNRTQMSALVNQSQGATGALQATQAGNQILALQSQQLSDLVALLAANGRAGALTEAERAAAAEQGREQRRRFLTPGSGYQPGNAQMFNNGN, encoded by the coding sequence ATGAAGATCCGTACTTTCCGCACGCGCGCCATGGCGCTCGCCGCAACCATGCTGGCAGCCGCACCGATCGCGTTGTCGCCGATGGTGGCCACGCCGGCACTGGCATGGCGCATCGTCTATGACCCGACGAACTACGCACAAAACGTCCTGACCGCCGCGCGCACGCTGGAGCAGATTACCCACCAGATCACCTCGCTCCAGAACGAAGCGCAGATGCTCATCAATCAGGCCCGCAACCTCGCGAGCCTGCCGTTCTCCGCGCTCCAGACCTTGCAGCAGAACGTCCAGAAGACCCAACAGCTCTTGAGCCAGGCGCAGAACATCGCGTTCAACGTCCAGCAAATCGACCAGATGTTCAGCCAGAAGTACGGCAGCGTCTCCATGTCGTCGACGGACGCCCAGCTCGTCGCCAATGCCCGCGATCGCTGGAAGAACACAGTCGGCGGTTTGCAGGACGCCATGCGCGTGCAGGCCGGCGTTGTCTCCAACATCGACACCAACCGCACGCAGATGTCGGCGCTGGTCAACCAGAGCCAGGGCGCGACCGGCGCATTGCAGGCGACGCAGGCCGGCAATCAGATCCTCGCCCTGCAATCGCAGCAGCTCTCCGATCTCGTGGCGCTGCTCGCCGCGAACGGTCGCGCGGGCGCGCTGACCGAAGCCGAGCGTGCGGCCGCCGCCGAACAGGGGCGCGAACAGCGCCGACGTTTCCTGACGCCGGGCTCGGGCTACCAGCCGGGCAACGCGCAGATGTTCAACAACGGCAACTGA